The Pyxidicoccus sp. MSG2 DNA segment TGGTGTCCACGCTCCCCGTCCAGCCCGGCAGCATGGTTGTCTGCGTGGAGTAGCGCGTGCCCGCCGTCTCGGAGGCGACGCGCACCGCGGCGTACGCATCCGCGTAGCCGGCGCCCACCTCCCACACTTCGAGCTGGCGCGTGGTGCCGTCCGCGTTCTTCGCGAACATGGGCTTCGCGGTGGAGGTGAGCGCGGCGAGCACGCTGTCCATGTTCATCGCCGGGTTGACCTCCAGCATCAGCGCGATGACGCCGGCCAGGTGCGGGGTGGCCATGGAGGTGCCGGAGATGGACGCGTAGAAGGGCTCCGGGTGCAGCGCGTCCAGGCCGAGGTACGGCGGGACGATGGCCGGGTTGCCGGTGGTGGCGCGCGCCGCGACGATGTTCACCCCGGGCAGGGTGATGTCCGGGTGGTGGAGCGCGTCACCGGGCACGCCGCGGCTGGAGAAGTCCGCCAGCGCACCGGGCAAATCCTGGCTGACGAGCGGGTTGGTGGCCCCCATCGTGTCCTTGGCGGTGCCGGCCGCGACGGAGATGACACACGGCGAGGCGCTGTACGGGTTGAGCGTGTCCGCGTCCGGGCCCTCGTTGCCCGCGGCGAAGACGACGACGACGCCCAAATCATAGGCGCGCTTGCTGGCGATGGAGATGGGGTTGAACGGCGCGAAGCGGCCGGTGGTGCCCCACGAGTTGGAGATGACGCGGACGTTGTGCGTCTCGCGCACGTCCGGGTCCAGCAGGAAGTCGAAGCCCTCCACGCTGTAGAGGATGCTGATGGCCTCGCCGGCGCCCACGCCGAGCAGCGTCGCCCCCGGCGCCACGCCCTTGTACTTGCCACCGGAGCGCGCGCCCGAGCCGGCGATGGTGCTGGCGCAGTGCGTGCCATGTCCGCTCGTCAAGTCACTGTCCGGCACGTCCACGTAGAGCGCGCCGCCCACCGGCACGCCCGACACCGGGGCCACCACCTTCACGTTGCGGGCGATGTTCGGGAAGTCGCCGTGCGTGCCGTCGATGCCGGAGTCGATGACGCCCACGCCGATGCCGGCGCCGGTGGCCTGGAAGGCGGTGCGCGCGGTGTCCGCGCCGATGTACGCCACGCTCTGGTCCAGGAAGTACTGCAGCGGCCGGTCCTCGTAGATGGAGAGCAGGCCCAGCGGCTGGAGCTGCGTGCGCAGCAGCGTCAGCACCAGCGGCGTGACCGGCAGCTTCACCACCACCATGGGCAGGGCCTTCAGCGTCCCCAGCCCCTTGCCGACCTGCAGCCCCAGGAGGCCGGACAGCGTCGTCACCGCGGGCGCCAGCGCCGCGTCGGTGTTGAAGGACAGGATGAGCGTGCGCGTGGTGCCGTCCGCCTTCAGCCCCGGGTCCACCACCGCCTGGGTCAGCGCGGACTGGGCCTGCGGGGTGGCGTAGAGCGCGGCGCAGGCACTGGGGGCGGCGGCCGTCGGGGACTCGACAATCTTCTTGGAGGTGCGGCTCGCGGCGGCGCGAACCGAGCCGGGTGCGGCCGACGGAGACACTGTCTCGGACGGCTGCCCCGAGCCGCATCCCAGTGCGGCACAGGTGGTGACGGCCCAGCCCAGCGACTTCAACCGCTTCATGTGGAGTACCCCGGCGAACGAGGCCCGGTGCATCCGGGCATGAAGATGTTGTGCATTGCCGTTGGGATTGGATCGCCGCGCCGCGGACGTCTGCTGTTGGACACCTCCGCGTCCGTGGCGGCGTGGGTGGGTATGGTTTTTCCACAGGTGCATGCCGACCCTGGACGCGGGAGGAAGATGACCGCGGAGCGTGAAGTGGGAAGGCAGTCCTCGCAGGTGACGCTGAAGACGGCGTTCACCGTGTGCTTCGCCGTGCTGACCGTGGTGGCGCTGGTCGCGCTGGTGATGCGCACGACGGTGGCGCTCACCCTCACGGGCATCGCCATGCTGCTGGCGCTCGCGCTGGAGCACGGAGTGTCCTGGCTGGAGCGCAAGGGACTGCCGCGCATGCTGGCCATTGCGGTGGTGATGCTGGGGCTGCTGACGGCGATTGCCGCGCTCGCGCTGCTGGTGGTGCCCGCCGCGGTGGCGCAGGTGGACGCGCTGGTGGTCCAGTGGCCACACCTCTGGGCGGAGCTGCGCGACTCGCGCCTGTTCCGGCTGCTGAGCAGCCGGCTCTCCACCCTGGGCTGGCCGCGCAAGCCGGAGGACGCCGCGTCCCACCTGGCCGGGGGGACGACGCTGCCGGAGCTGGTGGTGCTGGCGATTGGCGGAGTGGTGGGCCTGACGGGCGGAGCGCTCACCGTGTTCTTCCTGGTGGGCTTCATGCTGGCGTTCGGCGGCGGCATGCTGAAGCGCCTGCTGGACCTGGCGGGACCGGAGCACCGGCTGCGCTATGTGCGCGTGCTGCGCAACGTGTACCGGGCCACCGGCGGCTACCTGGCCGGGCTCACGCTCATCTGCACCGTCAACGCCACGCTCACCACCACGGTGCTGGCGGTGCTGGGCGTGCCGTACTTCCTGCCGCTGGGCATCGCGAGCGGCTTCTCCAGCATGGTGCCGTACGCGGGGCCGGTGATTGCCGGCGGCCTCATCACCCTGCTGACGTGGGCCACGGGCGGCATGTGGATGGCGCTCGGGGTGATGCTGTACTTCGTGCTGTACGGGCAGCTGGAGGGGAACGTGCTGGCGCCGCTCGTCTTCCGGCGCACGGTGCACGTCAACCCGCTCATCGTCCTGCTGGCGGTGCTCTTCTGCGCGGAGCTGGCCGGAGTGGTGGGCGCGATGGTCGCGGTGCCCGTCGCGGCCGCCGCGCAGATCATCACCCGCGAGGTGCTGAGCTTCCGCAAGGAGCGCCGGAGTGCGGCGAGTCCGGCCCCTCCGGACGCGGCGTGAGGTGAGGAGCAGGCAGAGGGGGGCGCCTCCCGGAAGCGCGCCGAGACCGTCCTGTTCGGAAATGTCGGGGGGTTTGCGCGGCGAAATGTCCCGACATTTCCGAACAGCATGCCCCTGGACGCGTCCGCCTCAGCCTCCCGCCACCTCGCGCAGTGACGCCTCCACTCCGGCGAGCAGCTCGTCCAGCGCGGCGTCCGGGAGGTTGAGCGCGGGGGCGATGTACACGGTGTCCCCGAGGGGCCGCAGGTAGAGCCCGCGTCGCCGGGCCGCCTCGTACACGCGCCAGCCGCCTCGCGCGAGGTAGCCGCCCCCACCGAGGTCCACCGCGCCCACCATGCCGAGCGCACGCGGGCGCACGAGCCCTGGAATCGTCTGGGCCATCCGCTCGAAGGCGGCCCGGATGCGCGGCGCCTTGCGCGCCACCTGCCCGAGCACGTCCTCGTCGCGGTACACGGCGAGCACCTCGCGCGCCACCGCCGCGCCCAGCGGATTCCCGCAGTACGAGTGCCCGTAGTACAGCGCCCGTTGCGGCGCGCCGAGGAAGCCGGAGAAGACGCGCTCGGACGCGAGCGTCGCGCCGAACGGCAGCAGCCCGCCGGAGAGCGCCTTCGCCAGGCACAGCAGGTCCGGCACCACGCCGGCCAGGTCCACCGCGAAGCGCGCGCCGGTACGGCCCAGGCCGGTGAAGACCTCGTCGGCGATGAGGAAGGTATCCACCTCGCGGGTGGCCTCTCGCACCGCGCGCACGAAGTCCGGCGAGTACATCAACATGCCCGCGGCCCCTTGCAGCACGGGCTCCAGGATGACGCCGGCAATCTCGTCCGGGTGCGCGCGCAGGGCGGCCCGCACCTGCTCGAAGGCGCGCTCCCAGCCGCCCTCCTCCGCCGGAGACGGCACGTGCACCACGTCGAACAGGAGCGGGCCGAACACCTCGCGGAACAGCGGCACGCCGCCTACACTGGTGGCGCCAATCGTCTCGCCGTGGAACGCGCCGGACAGGGTGATGAAGCGCGCGCGGCGGGGGCGCCCGTTCTGCGCCCAGTACTGAGCCGCCATCTTGATGGCCACCTCCACCGCCGTGCTGCCGTTGTCCGAGAAGAAGACGCGCGACAGCCGCTCGCCCGCCGGCAGCGAGGCCCGGTCCGAGCCCGGGGCGATGGCGGCCAGCTCCGCCGCGAGCAGCGCGGCCGGCTCATGGGTGACGCCGGCCAGCGAGACGTGCGGCAGGCGGCCCGCCTGCTCGGTGAGCGCCCGCACGAGCCTCGGGTGACGGTGGCCCAGCGTGGACACCCACCAGGAGCCGTTGGCGTCGAGGTACCGCTGGCCGTCCACGTCCCAGAAGTACGGCCCCTCCGAGCGGGCGACGACCATCGGGTCCGTCTCCGCGATGTACGCCTCCATGGCGGTGTAGGGATGCCAGACGTGTCCCTTGTCCGACCTGACGATGTCTGCCCGTTCCACGCGTGCGCTCCGGGTCATGGGATGTTTGCTGCTCCTTGGAAGTGCCTCGTACCGCGAAAGACACGGCCACGGCACCGTGCGTCACGAGGGGTGGCACCCCGTTCTTCTGATGGAAACCTGAAGCCAGGGCCCGCTCTCCCGCCCTCTGTCACGCGGTTCGGGGCCGGCCATGACGCTGCCATGACATGGGGGGTGTTCCCTCACACATCATGGTCGTCATCGCCTTCTTCATTTCGCACTGGCTGCTCTGTGTCTTCTTCCAGAGCTTCTTCCAGCACCGCTACGCCGCGCACCGCATGTACACCATGGGTCCCCGCACGGAGCGGGTGGTGCACCTGCTGACGTACCTGGTGCAGGGCTCCTCGTACCTGTCGCCGCGCGCGTACGCCGTGCTGCACCGCGAGCACCACGCGTTCTCCGACACGGAGAAGGACCCGCACTCCCCCCACTTCTTCAAGGACGTGGG contains these protein-coding regions:
- a CDS encoding S8 family serine peptidase; the protein is MKRLKSLGWAVTTCAALGCGSGQPSETVSPSAAPGSVRAAASRTSKKIVESPTAAAPSACAALYATPQAQSALTQAVVDPGLKADGTTRTLILSFNTDAALAPAVTTLSGLLGLQVGKGLGTLKALPMVVVKLPVTPLVLTLLRTQLQPLGLLSIYEDRPLQYFLDQSVAYIGADTARTAFQATGAGIGVGVIDSGIDGTHGDFPNIARNVKVVAPVSGVPVGGALYVDVPDSDLTSGHGTHCASTIAGSGARSGGKYKGVAPGATLLGVGAGEAISILYSVEGFDFLLDPDVRETHNVRVISNSWGTTGRFAPFNPISIASKRAYDLGVVVVFAAGNEGPDADTLNPYSASPCVISVAAGTAKDTMGATNPLVSQDLPGALADFSSRGVPGDALHHPDITLPGVNIVAARATTGNPAIVPPYLGLDALHPEPFYASISGTSMATPHLAGVIALMLEVNPAMNMDSVLAALTSTAKPMFAKNADGTTRQLEVWEVGAGYADAYAAVRVASETAGTRYSTQTTMLPGWTGSVDTSINIPVADVTLLAAEDNHGVVVPEGASALRITTDWGNPALDLDMNVYGPNGELVGSSANGTSTGESVSIPHPAAGTWRVQLKGFLNTPTQYTGTAAVDRLVPLP
- a CDS encoding AI-2E family transporter — translated: MTAEREVGRQSSQVTLKTAFTVCFAVLTVVALVALVMRTTVALTLTGIAMLLALALEHGVSWLERKGLPRMLAIAVVMLGLLTAIAALALLVVPAAVAQVDALVVQWPHLWAELRDSRLFRLLSSRLSTLGWPRKPEDAASHLAGGTTLPELVVLAIGGVVGLTGGALTVFFLVGFMLAFGGGMLKRLLDLAGPEHRLRYVRVLRNVYRATGGYLAGLTLICTVNATLTTTVLAVLGVPYFLPLGIASGFSSMVPYAGPVIAGGLITLLTWATGGMWMALGVMLYFVLYGQLEGNVLAPLVFRRTVHVNPLIVLLAVLFCAELAGVVGAMVAVPVAAAAQIITREVLSFRKERRSAASPAPPDAA
- the bioA gene encoding adenosylmethionine--8-amino-7-oxononanoate transaminase; translation: MERADIVRSDKGHVWHPYTAMEAYIAETDPMVVARSEGPYFWDVDGQRYLDANGSWWVSTLGHRHPRLVRALTEQAGRLPHVSLAGVTHEPAALLAAELAAIAPGSDRASLPAGERLSRVFFSDNGSTAVEVAIKMAAQYWAQNGRPRRARFITLSGAFHGETIGATSVGGVPLFREVFGPLLFDVVHVPSPAEEGGWERAFEQVRAALRAHPDEIAGVILEPVLQGAAGMLMYSPDFVRAVREATREVDTFLIADEVFTGLGRTGARFAVDLAGVVPDLLCLAKALSGGLLPFGATLASERVFSGFLGAPQRALYYGHSYCGNPLGAAVAREVLAVYRDEDVLGQVARKAPRIRAAFERMAQTIPGLVRPRALGMVGAVDLGGGGYLARGGWRVYEAARRRGLYLRPLGDTVYIAPALNLPDAALDELLAGVEASLREVAGG